In one window of Mucilaginibacter auburnensis DNA:
- a CDS encoding MFS transporter: MADTAQPLPQKKDPFAALRYKDFRSYLGMRFLFTFAYQMQAVILGFYVYHLTKSAFALGLIGLSEAIPAIGFGLYGGYVADKSEKKKMLLLIFFLVFFTSAVIFLVTLKDVTAVLHQDIVVRIIYAMIFCNGVARAFYGPAAFSVLAHSVPKDLYPNSSTWNSSGFQIASIVGPATGGLVYGFYGITVTYIIILAFLLTALICVFLLKKYPPVYVPKESLGKSLKEGLSFVFNNKMMISAMSLDLFSVFFGGAVALLPVFANEILKVGAEGLGIMRATSSTGAVLVMLAMARISPMGKPWRNLLIAVAGFGLSIVGFALSRNFYLSLFFLFTEGGFDSISVLIRGTIMQMLTPDHMRGRVSAVNQMFIGSSNEIGAFESGTAAKLMGTVPSVIFGGSMTLLIVTITYFKTKRLVPLSLSEIHTPRHHDPPLA; this comes from the coding sequence ATGGCAGACACCGCTCAACCACTCCCTCAGAAAAAAGACCCATTCGCGGCCTTGCGTTATAAAGATTTTCGCTCGTACCTGGGCATGCGTTTCTTATTTACGTTTGCCTACCAGATGCAGGCCGTTATATTGGGCTTTTACGTTTACCATTTAACCAAAAGTGCTTTTGCTTTAGGTTTGATAGGTTTAAGCGAGGCCATACCCGCCATTGGCTTTGGTTTGTATGGCGGTTACGTGGCCGATAAATCGGAGAAAAAGAAAATGCTGCTATTGATCTTTTTCTTGGTGTTCTTTACCTCAGCCGTAATTTTTTTGGTTACGCTTAAAGATGTTACCGCAGTGTTGCATCAGGATATAGTGGTGCGAATTATTTACGCCATGATATTTTGTAACGGGGTGGCACGGGCATTTTACGGTCCGGCTGCCTTTTCCGTTTTGGCGCACAGTGTGCCCAAGGACTTATATCCCAACTCAAGCACCTGGAACAGTTCGGGTTTTCAGATCGCATCCATCGTTGGTCCGGCAACCGGCGGTTTGGTTTATGGCTTTTATGGGATAACGGTAACGTACATTATTATTCTGGCGTTTTTGCTAACCGCGTTGATCTGTGTATTCCTGCTTAAAAAATATCCGCCTGTTTATGTACCGAAGGAGAGCCTGGGGAAAAGCCTGAAAGAAGGCTTAAGCTTTGTTTTCAATAACAAAATGATGATCAGCGCCATGAGCCTTGACCTGTTTTCTGTTTTCTTTGGCGGGGCAGTGGCGTTGTTGCCGGTGTTTGCTAACGAGATATTAAAAGTAGGGGCAGAGGGGTTAGGTATTATGCGGGCCACTTCATCAACAGGCGCTGTGCTGGTGATGCTGGCCATGGCGCGCATATCTCCAATGGGTAAACCATGGCGCAATTTACTGATTGCGGTTGCAGGCTTTGGCCTCTCAATAGTTGGCTTTGCGCTGTCGCGGAACTTTTATTTGTCGCTGTTTTTCCTCTTTACCGAGGGTGGGTTTGACAGTATCAGTGTTTTAATACGCGGAACCATTATGCAAATGCTCACCCCCGACCATATGCGTGGGCGGGTATCAGCCGTAAATCAAATGTTTATTGGTTCGTCTAACGAGATTGGGGCCTTTGAATCAGGCACCGCAGCCAAGCTCATGGGAACAGTACCTTCAGTTATCTTCGGCGGTAGTATGACGTTGCTGATCGTGACCATCACTTATTTTAAAACCAAGCGATTGGTGCCGTTATCATTAAGCGAGATACACACGCCCAGGCACCACGATCCGCCTTTAGCGTGA
- a CDS encoding M20/M25/M40 family metallo-hydrolase → MKSLQTLLFALLLSATAFSQTIIKQDAGIKQMLDEVSVQNIEAIVKKLVGFKTRHTLSDTTSATEGIGAARNWIKAEMEKYAKAANGRMKVEFDTFTQPVGGRFNKPTVLKNIVATLKGTDPTDTRVYVISGHYDSRVTDVMNIKDAAPGAVDDASGTAVSMELCRVMASRSFPATIIFLAVAGEEQGLNGSANFAKLAKEKNLNIDAMLNNDIVGNTHGQDNDLKDNIHVRVFSEGIPTINANVNSLINNGGENDSPSRQLARYVKEVAERYVDQLDVKLIYRRDRFLRGGDQTSFQQQGFTAVRLTEMNEDFTHQHQDLRTEKGMQYGDLIQFADFEYMQKVARMNLSVLANLATAPAAPVNVGVTTSGLTNKTTLKWEAPNTGKAPAGYYILMRETISPYWEKKLYVTGTTATLNYSKDNYFFAVQSVDAEGHESLTVFPKPVR, encoded by the coding sequence ATGAAATCCCTGCAAACGCTACTCTTCGCGCTGTTATTGTCAGCGACTGCCTTCTCCCAAACCATAATTAAACAAGATGCCGGCATTAAACAAATGCTCGATGAGGTATCGGTACAAAATATTGAGGCTATTGTTAAAAAGCTGGTGGGCTTTAAAACACGCCATACCTTAAGTGATACCACAAGCGCTACCGAAGGCATTGGAGCGGCCCGAAACTGGATAAAAGCCGAAATGGAAAAGTATGCTAAAGCAGCTAACGGGCGTATGAAAGTAGAGTTTGATACGTTTACACAGCCGGTAGGCGGGCGCTTTAACAAACCCACCGTTTTAAAAAACATAGTAGCTACGCTAAAGGGCACTGACCCTACCGACACGCGTGTTTATGTTATATCCGGCCATTATGATTCGCGTGTTACGGATGTAATGAATATTAAAGATGCCGCGCCGGGCGCGGTAGATGATGCATCGGGCACGGCCGTTTCAATGGAGCTTTGCCGGGTAATGGCTTCACGTTCGTTCCCGGCTACTATCATATTTTTAGCAGTAGCAGGCGAAGAGCAGGGACTAAATGGCTCGGCTAATTTTGCAAAACTCGCCAAAGAAAAGAATCTTAATATTGATGCTATGCTGAATAACGATATAGTTGGCAATACACACGGACAGGATAACGATTTGAAAGACAATATTCATGTAAGGGTTTTTAGCGAGGGCATCCCTACGATAAATGCCAACGTTAACAGCTTGATCAATAATGGAGGCGAAAACGATAGTCCGTCGCGGCAATTGGCCCGCTATGTTAAAGAAGTGGCTGAACGTTATGTTGACCAACTGGATGTGAAGTTAATTTATCGTCGCGACAGGTTTTTGCGTGGCGGTGATCAAACATCGTTTCAGCAGCAGGGATTTACGGCGGTACGACTCACAGAAATGAATGAGGATTTTACCCATCAGCACCAGGACCTGCGCACGGAGAAAGGCATGCAATATGGCGATCTTATCCAATTTGCTGATTTTGAATACATGCAAAAGGTGGCCCGCATGAATTTGTCGGTATTGGCTAATCTTGCCACGGCTCCGGCGGCCCCTGTTAATGTGGGCGTAACTACATCCGGACTTACCAATAAAACTACCCTGAAGTGGGAAGCGCCAAATACAGGAAAAGCTCCGGCAGGCTATTACATTTTAATGCGCGAAACCATTAGTCCGTATTGGGAGAAAAAGCTCTACGTTACCGGTACGACGGCTACATTAAACTACTCAAAAGATAATTATTTCTTCGCCGTACAATCAGTTGACGCCGAAGGGCATGAAAGTTTGACGGTGTTTCCGAAGCCGGTTAGGTAG